From the genome of Spinacia oleracea cultivar Varoflay chromosome 2, BTI_SOV_V1, whole genome shotgun sequence, one region includes:
- the LOC130466725 gene encoding uncharacterized protein has translation MTYSSLRKEECNNDGLRKNFAIKGLDLSSNSYLTTSGLKTILNICPKVEKIRLSSCFKRDNQLDLTDILECNRGLVNKNLTCELKVSRKDAVISMLEVLNVQDLEITDEVLGMLVRMCPGLAHLDLEDCDELTEEGVKEVIKPCKKLRFLSLSACLNVDVNIIVWIVDNILSLRRLVSPSYSYPDDEDQKRFLQQGCLVSKVTFGTHFDGCILDVRCGFACNILSINKVDFALLYGVVKVRGAV, from the exons ATGACATATTCAAGCCTCAGAAAAGAAGAATGCAATAATGATGGCCTTAGGAAGAACTTCGCAATAAAGGGCTTGGAtttatcatcaaattcatacTTGACCACTTCAGGTCTGAAAACGATCCTGAATATTTGTCCCAAAGTGGAGAAGATCAGGCTATCTTCTTGTTTTAAACGCGATAACCAACTGGATTTAACTGATATCCTGGAGTGCAACAGGGGACTCGTGAACAAGAACTTAACTTGCGAACTGAAAGTATCTAGAAAAGACGCGGTTATCTCAATGTTAGAGGTGTTGAATGTACAAGATTTAGAAATAACTGATGAAGTGTTAGGGATGTTGGTGAGGATGTGCCCTGGGCTGGCTCATTTGGATCTAGAGGATTGCGACGAGTTGACAGAAGAAGGGGTAAAAGAGGTGATAAAGCCGTGtaaaaaactaagatttttaagcctTAGTGCTTGTTTGAATGTGGATGTCAACATTATAGTGTGGATTGTGGATAACATCCTATCCTTGAGACGACTCGTCTCACCATCTTACTCATACCCAGACGACGAAGATCAAAAACGTTTCTTGCAGCAAGGTTGCCTTGTTAGTAAGG TCACTTTTGGGACGCATTTTGATGGTTGCATACTTGATGTACGATGTGGGTTTGCCTGTAATATTCTATCAATAAACAAAGTTGACTTTGCTcttttg TATGGGGTAGTCAAGGTTAGAGGCGCTGTGTAG